The genomic interval CGTGGAATGGGTATCGAGCATCCGTTCAAAGCGGCTCAATTCCGCCTCGGCCTCGGCGACCCGATTGGCACGATTGAGTTGGTCGACCAATAGCAACAGCGTGGTGACGCGTTGGTCACCACTGTCGATTCCCCGGCGGAGCGCGTCGATGGCGCGTTGGGATTCGCCCAACCGGGCCGCGATCGTGCCTTCCAACGACAGCCCCAGGCCCCAGCGAGGTCGGGTGTTACGAATTGCGGTTTGTAACTCACTGGCGGTTCCTAACAAGCGACTTCGCTTGGGATCGTTTGCGTCCAATCGATCCCATTCGGCTTGCAATCGCGTCGCCTGGGCCAATCGCCACCATGAACCCTGTTCGCCTTCGTATTGGCGGAGTTCTTGTTCCCATCGGAGCGCCTCGCGAAACGGCGAATCGGAGTCGCCCACGGGATTGGCGGTCGCAGCTGGATCGGCTGGGTTGGCTAACGTTGGGTTGGCCAACGCCAACGTGAACAAGCGAAACAGATGCTCGGGCGTCCGCTGGTCTTCGGGAATGCGGCCCAGCAATTCCGCGGGGCCGAGACCGCCGAGCTCACTGGGCCCGCCGGCATCTTGCTGATTTCCGGCTGGTTTGCGGGACGCTTGTTTGGCTTGCGCGATATCAGCTGCCAACGTCAAACACTCCGCCGCGTCGGCGGGAATGGCTTCGGCGTGTTGGACCAACTGTTGGATCGCTTCATCACGTGAACCGGCGGCGACCAAGCAGCGTGCGAGCGTTTTATGATAGGTGAGCGCATCGTCGCCCACGATTTGGCGTAGTCGCTCCATCGCGGCTTGAGAGCGTTGTGCTTGCCCGGCCGTCGCCAGACTGAGCGCGGCGACCGATTGCAATTCCGTGTTTTTGGGGAAGCGTTCGGCCAGCGTGGCCAACCGATCGATCGCTTGTTCGCGTTGTTGTCCGTTTTCGGAATCGGGGATCGCGAGCGCCAACAATTCCAATTGAGCTTCGAGTTGCCCCCGCTCGGCGGCTTGGGAATCCGGCAACTGGGCCACCGATCGACGTAGTTTTTCCAGATCCCGCGTCACGGCAGCAAAATCTCGCTGTGCCGGAGGCAATGCCATTTGAACCCGGACCAACGCTTGAGCGCGGGCGACCAACACTCCCAGCGACGTGCCGCCGATCGATTGCCATTGTTGGCGCGAGCGATTCGTGTCTCCGGAGGCCGCCCAGGCGCGGGCGGCGTCGACGCGGTATTGAGGGTTGCCCGGATCCAAATGGATCGCTCGCTCATAAGCGGTCGCTGCTAAATCCCAAGCCCCCGACCGCTCGTAGGCCGTCGCAACCAACACGGCGGCGCGAACGCGTTGTTCATCGGGCATGGGAAATTGAGAATCGAGCGCCGCGTGCAGTAGCGAGATGGCGGTTTGCAGCTTGTGTTCACGCAGGGCGATTTGGCCTCGCAGCAGACGCATGTTCCAGGTGGCGTGATCCAAAGTGCTCTGCGCTGCGGCACGCTGGCCGCGAGTCATGTGAGCTCCCGTTGGCCCCGCCAAGTCGGATGCGCTGCGGCGCAACAAGCCGGACAATTTCGAAATCGCCGCAGTCGCCTCGGCAACGGTCCCCTGTTCGGCCAAGGCCGAGGCGTGGGTGAGTTGCAATTGCAACGAATCATCGGCCAAACGGGTGATCCCACGTTGCCACAGCTCGATCGCTTGTTGCGGCTCGTTGGCACGCCAATGTTGTTGACCGCGTTGCAGATGGACCGCTTCAATCAACGCCGCCGGGACCTCCATCTCGGTCAAGGTGATCAGGGTATCGAGTCGATCGCGGGCGACCGACTGCTGAGCTTCCGTGGCATTCGCTTGAATCCCCGCGGCGGTCGATAACAGGACCAGTTCGTAATCCCAGCGGGGCGAATAGGCGGCGGCAACGGGCGAGGTTGCAACGAGCGAGGTTGCGTCGGAGGCCGGCTGAGTCTTTTCTGTCTCAGCGTGGTTCTGCAGGCGGCGGAGTGCGGAAGCGACGATCGATTGAATTCGTTCTTGCGCCTGCTCGGGCGACGTTTGTTGCAAGTACCGGTAAACGATCCATTGGGCGTGACCGTTATCGTGCTTCACTTCGAGATGGGCGATGACTTCGGCCCTGACTTTCTCTACCCACTGAGTCAACGCGCTCGCTGCGGCACCTTCCTTGGGCGGGCTGAACGATTCAGGATGATTCAAACACTGGTCGATCAACGTCGCGGCCAAATCGAGATCATCCCGATTGGCATCCCAGGCGATGTGAACGACGTCACCGAGGGGTTGTTGCGAGAACCATCGCCAAAACTGCGTTTTTTCGGCATGTTTCTTCGGGTCACGATGATCGTCGTTTTCCAAAGCGAATTGCCCGACGCGGGCCAGCGCCATGCTGCGCAGCATCTCTGCGTCGAAGTGTGGCGGCGCCAATTGGATGATTTGGCGTTCCGCTTCATCGGCATAACGCGGCCCGTACTGCAACAAACGCTTGATCAAGCGACGACGCAGCCCAGACTCCTGCGACGCAGCATCGGGTGTGCGTTCCTGCTGCTGTAAACTTGCCAGTGCATCCCGCAGCGTCCGACGCGCCCGCTCGATCCGCTCGGGTTGATTGGCGGGAGCCGTGTCGACGGCGTTATCGGCCGCCAATGCCAACAAAACCGTCCCTTCACTGTCGTCCGGATGCAGCAAACGATATCGTTTTAGCCAACGAATTTGCTCCTCCCAATCCTGGTTCGCTTCCGCCGCCTGGGCCTTGTCCATCACGGACGACGCGATTTGGCGAGATTGCATCCAGTACAACACACTGGCCACGAGTGCCAGTGCAAGACAAGCCGCCACCGACTTGAATATCAACGGTGTGTTCCATTCCCACCGAACACTTCGTTGGGCGCGTTTTTCGCTGACGGTTCTTTGAACTTCAGTCATGCAATTAATAAGTAAACGACAAAGCGGGGTGCGGAAACACCACAGCAGAAGTCAGTGGAAGTGGGGAGGGTGCGAAAACGTGAGGCTTCGGTAGATGTTTAAAAACAACGGTTGATTTAATCAGCCGCCCCGCGTTAGCGTCCGGTTCGCATCGGTTGCCTACGTCGCGTTTTGTTTGCGGAGCAAACAACGACTTTATCGGCGACGGGTCGCTACAACACACTTTGCTCATTCATCCCGCCGTGCAACGGCATGCCTGCGGGCGTAGGTGTAGCCACCGCATCGGGCACTCGATCGTGCTTAGGCGTCAAATAGCGATAGTCGCCGTAGCGGTAGGCATAGTTGCTGTAGGGGACGCCGCTAAACACAGTGCCGACGACGTTAGCACCAGCGGCCTCCAAACGACGACTGCTCCGCACGACGGTATCGCTACGGCTGACGTCACGCATCACACACACCAAAGTGGCATCCGTCTCCGCTGCGATGGCCAGGGTTTCACCTGCGGCCAATACCGGAGCGGTGTCGATCACCACGTAGCTGTAATGCTCGAGGGCTCGATCAAGCAAATCTCGCAGCGCCGATGCGTTGAGCAAGCGGTGCGGACTCATGTCAAGCTGTCCGGCGGGCATCACATGCACCAGATCGCCGAGGGAGCGGTCGATGGCATTGTCAAAATCGACCTCACCGGAGAGTACCTTGCTCAAGCCGGCCCCCATCTCGAGTCCAAAAATCGCGTGTTGATCGGGACTGCGGAGGTCGGCGTCGATCAACAGCACGGTTTTCCCGCACGCCTTGGCCAATGAGATGGCCAATTGCGAGGACACACTACTTTTGCCTTCGCCCGACATGCTGCTAGCGATGGTGATCGAGCGGACTCCGACCGTATCTCGGGACAACATCAAATTAGCCCTCAACGTATCGATACTCTCTTCGAAGACGCGTTGGCGTTTGCCGACTCCAATCTTCGAGGGCAGTCGTGCGACTTCGCCAATCACGGGAGCCACGTCCTTGGATTCCAAGGTGGTGGCATCACTGATTCGTTGGGTACGGAATTCCCAGAGCAAGCCCAACAGGAAGGGGATGGCAAAGGCACCGGCAGCGACGACGACCATGTTCTTGGTTGGCATCGGCTCGATAGGACGCGTCGGCGTGTTAGCCGCCGCCATCGTGTGCACGCCGCTGCCGCGTCGACGCTCGGTACGAATCGCTGCGACGCGTTGATTCAATTGAGCCAGGATGCCGACCGCGACCTCGCGATCTTCCTGGGCAAACTTTAGATCCGCGGAGTTGCCACCCTGTTTTTCCAAGCGTGCTTTTTCGTTGTCATATTCTTGTTGCGTGATCGCGCGTTTGGCCTTCAGTTCCGCCAATCGTTGTTGGTCGGACTGTTGCCCCAATTTCAATTCGGCTTTTCGTTTGAATTCTAACTGAGCCAACTGGGCCTTGCGGTTTCGCTCGGCAAGCTCCAGGGCGTCACTTTTGATTTCCGCGACCGCCGTTGACCGCACGTCGATGCGAGCTTGACGCAAGTCATCCTCGGTGTCGGCAAGCTGAGTTTTTAAGCCCTCGTAGTGATCGCGTTGAATGCGGACCAAATCACCATCTTCCATCGAGCGAATCATCCCTTGCAACTGAGCCACTCGATTTTCATATCGGCTCACTTCTGCACTGGACTCGACGTAGCGATCGATCTCGGCGGTCGTCGGCTCGGGGATCTCAAGTTTGGGCAACTCAATATTGCGGTCCGATTCGCCGGAGACGCCCGCTTCGTGCATCGCCACTTTGGCTTCAAGAATCGATTCCTCCACGATGTAGTTTGCCAAATCCCGTCGCAAACCGGTCAGAATCGAAAGATCGTTCTCAAGGCCTTCGACGCGTTGGGTGGGATCAAAACCGAGTGCCGCTTTGCTCAATTCGCGGACCCGTTTCTCGTGGGCTTGGACTTCACTTTTCCAAAGCTCGATCGACGGCGCCAACCAACTTTCCAAGTTGGAGACACGTTCGCCATCGAGCCGGTCTCGTTGCACCAAATAAGCCTCGGTCACCTTGTTGCAAACCAATGCAGCGACTTCGGGATCGGCATGCTTGAAGCTGATCGTCAGCAACGAATCGACTCCCGCATTGCCGATGCTTAACCCCGCTCGCAACGCATTCTTAGCCGCTTCGCTGTTCTGAAACAGTCCGGTCGCTTGCACCTCGGCATCGGCCAACACGCTGTCCAACACCAAATCGGTGGTGATCAGTTGGCGTTCGGTTGCTGCCAAGTTCCGCGACGTCGGCATGACGCCTTGGAACACCACGTAATCTTGGTTGGCTTCCAACAGGTGGGTTGCTTGGTAGATCGGCACAAATCGGGAATAGACGATAAAGGCCGCTGCCGCGGCTAACGACAATCCGATCGGGGTCGCCCATAACCAACAACGACGCACGGTCACCCAGAGCAATTTGGGGTCAAACTCGATGTTCGACTTATCGTTACCGTGGGCGCTGCGTTTGACCTTGGCACGACCCGAGGAATTTTGGCGGCGCGAGTCGGGGCCATTGGGATGGGGGGACATTTCCACTCGTGATTCCTATTTAGCTGACAAAAATTGCCAAAACGATGACGGGTGAGGTTCGCAGCATGCGTGCTGCGGACATGATCCGGCCGCGAGCGGAGCCAACGAAGACGATCGTTGAATCCGTGGGGCCGTCAAAAACAAATTGAACGTGAACTTCGCTCGGGATCCAACGGAGACTTCGATCCGGATCCCGAGCCGATGGGGATCAAGACGGTACGACGTTGCTGCGTAGCCGCTCGGTGTGATCGTGAATCTTGACAGGACGATAAACCCGCTCCCAAAAAACCTTGACGCACCAGAGCAATCCGGCGGCCAGCGGGATCATCAGATAACCGCTCCAGTCGTGAATGAGATGTCGGGACGCGGGCGATGGGAACCAACCGTACAAGTAGCCTGTGGCGGTGATCCGCAATGCGTTCACCCACAATGCCATGGGCAGTGCAGCAACGAGGATGATGGTGCGATCGATCCAACTGCGCCGGACGGTGGCACACCAGAAAAAGGCCATCGCAAACATCCCCACAAAGATGCGGAGCCCCGAGCAAGCTTGGGCAATCATCAATTGGTCGTCATCGACCCAAATCGTGTGTCCTTCGGCGATCGCAGGCAACCCTAGGATGCGCAACATGATCGTACTAAGGGTGGTCGCAACGCCTTGCAAATTCCAACTGAGCAGACTCTCGGCGCGATACGGCAGAGGCACCAACATCAGCAGAAAACAGATCGCCGGGGCCGCCCATCGCATCGCGGGGGCTCCCAACAGCAACCAGACGATTCCGGCAACCAGTGGGACCAGTGACCAACCGTCCATAAAATCCATGTAAGCCAAACGTCCGACGATTCGCATGCCGACGCCCAGACCGATCAATGACAAGCCGCGCCAATCGACATTGCGACGGACGCCGGGGAATTGATCCCAACGCATCCACAACAACATCAGCGAAAGCGGAATCACGATGTAACCGTGTGAATAGTCCGGCTCGTTTCGCCATTGCAACTCGAGCCATTCCCAGGTCGGCCAAAAGGCGAAGACAAAGGCAAAGGCAATCCCAGCCGCCCACAACCAAAAAACGGGCTTGGCCAAATGATCACCGGCGGGCAACAAGACCGAAGAGGCATTCGAAGCATGATGACGGGAAAAACGACGACCACCGCGACCGGTTGCACGTTGCAGGGCGGCTTGGAAAACATTGCCGCGAGCGGCGGAGGAACTCGATGCCACAGAGGATGGCGAGCGTTTGCCACGGGCGCGTTTACCAGCGGAATCCGAAGAGCCCGAACCGGCCAAACCCGCTCGTTTACTGGCTGCCTCGATCCTCGACTTGTCGATCGGCGGCCTGGTTTTGCGAGGCTTGCGTTTACTCACGATGCCCCCCCCAACCACAGAGGAGACACCCAACGTACTAAAAAGGAACGTACGAAGTTGGGACTCAAAGCAGTCGCCAGGTAAACAATGAGCGGCCGAACCGCGAGATGAACCAGGAGGCAGGAGTGCATATTTTTGTACAGACTTCGTCCACATGGGTGACACTTCTAACAAAAGCATCAACCAAATCGCGTACTCAGAGATCACACGCAAAAGGCCCCCCGAAAACCACTTCCATTACAGCGTGGTGAGGTCGCGTTTTGCATTTCCATTCAAGTTGAATGGCTACGTTAGATGTACAACAGTCCGCTGACTGTTATGGTGGCCATACTAGGCCGCGCTTTAAGGATGGTCAATGATTCTCTCCGTTTTCCTGGGACAATCAACGGATGGGGTGAGGATTATAAGGGCGTCGGGAACGAGTACTTGGACTTAAAAACAATACGACCCTCAGGAAGAATTTAAGTAGGACATCGAGACCCCCGCCTTCAGCACACCCCACCCCCCTCACGCGAGTTTAATCTACATTCTGCATTCTGCAATCTGCTCTCCCACTCTCCTATTTTCCTAGGCAGCAAGGACTCGATGCCATTCACGTCAGCGGAAGGAAATGATGATTAGTACCATTGGTGAAATGACTTAACATTCCAACGGTGACAGCGTTCGCCAAAACATGGCCTAACGCCAAGCGACGGTAGCGACATCAAAATTAGAAATGCTCGAGCCTAAGCAGGTAGGCAGGAGTCTTTCGGTAGATTAGCCGTATGGGCGTTAGCCACGGTTCAAGCGGTCCAACCGGGGCTAACGCCCAAGCGGCTAACGGGATTTCACCCAATCATTCCTGCCTCCCTGCTTAGGTTGCAAAATTGATAAGGAAGCGAGTCGTTGCCGCGCCCTGATTTCGGTGGCGATGGAAGATACGATTTATCACGTGCGGATTCAGTATTCTTGCCGACTAATCGATCACCAATCGGAAAGAATGTCGCGGCTGTTTCGACCATCGAAGATTGACGAGCGATTCCAACCGTAGCTACGTTCGCCAGAACGTGGTCCCCCCCGTCGTCAGCTCCTAATCATAATCTTACTCATAATCTTACTCTCGTCCGCGCACGCCGCACCTGGACCCGGAGCCAAGTCGCGAAGATTAGGATTAAGAGTAAGATTAAGATTAAGAAACAAAAGGGATGCGGCAGTTTCGTGCGGTTGCACGGTAATGTGTTGGGGGGTCAAGAAGACTGGGCTGCGCTAACCACTGATCTTCGCTAATCGAACACGAATCGGAAAGAATGTCGCGGCTGTTTCGACCATCGAAGATTGACGAGGGATTCCAACCGTAGCTACGTTCGCCAGAACGTGGTCCACCTCGTCGCCAGCTCCTAATCATAATCTTACTCCCAATCTTACTCTCGTCCGCGCACGCCGCACCTGGACCCGGAGCCAAGTCGTGAAGATTAGGATTAAGAGTAAGATTAAGATTATGAAACAAAAGGGATGCGGCAGTTTCGTGCGGTTGCACGGTGATGTGCTGGGGTGGTCAAGAAGACTGGGCTGCGCTAATCACTGATCTTCGCTAATCGAACACTAATCGAAAAGAATGTCGCGACTGACGTAGCCGTCGAAGATTGACGAGGGATTCCAACCGTAGCTACGTTCGCCAGAACGTGGTCCACCCCGTCGTCAGCTCCTAATCATAATCTTACTCCTAATCTTACTCTCGTCCGCGCACGCCGCACCTGGACCCGGAGCCAAGTCGCGAAGATTAGGATTAAGAGTAAGATTAAGATTAAGAAACAAAAGGGATGCGGCAGTTTCGTGCGGTTGCACGGTGATGTGTTGGGGGGGGCAAGAAGACAGGGCTGCGCTAACCACTGATCTTCGACAATCGAACACCAATCGGAAAGAATGTCGCGGCTGTCGCGGCCATCGAAGATTGACGAGCGATTCCAACCGTAGCTACGTTCGCCAGAACGTGGTCCCCCCCGTCGTCAGCTCCTAATCA from Novipirellula galeiformis carries:
- a CDS encoding polysaccharide biosynthesis tyrosine autokinase, producing MSPHPNGPDSRRQNSSGRAKVKRSAHGNDKSNIEFDPKLLWVTVRRCWLWATPIGLSLAAAAAFIVYSRFVPIYQATHLLEANQDYVVFQGVMPTSRNLAATERQLITTDLVLDSVLADAEVQATGLFQNSEAAKNALRAGLSIGNAGVDSLLTISFKHADPEVAALVCNKVTEAYLVQRDRLDGERVSNLESWLAPSIELWKSEVQAHEKRVRELSKAALGFDPTQRVEGLENDLSILTGLRRDLANYIVEESILEAKVAMHEAGVSGESDRNIELPKLEIPEPTTAEIDRYVESSAEVSRYENRVAQLQGMIRSMEDGDLVRIQRDHYEGLKTQLADTEDDLRQARIDVRSTAVAEIKSDALELAERNRKAQLAQLEFKRKAELKLGQQSDQQRLAELKAKRAITQQEYDNEKARLEKQGGNSADLKFAQEDREVAVGILAQLNQRVAAIRTERRRGSGVHTMAAANTPTRPIEPMPTKNMVVVAAGAFAIPFLLGLLWEFRTQRISDATTLESKDVAPVIGEVARLPSKIGVGKRQRVFEESIDTLRANLMLSRDTVGVRSITIASSMSGEGKSSVSSQLAISLAKACGKTVLLIDADLRSPDQHAIFGLEMGAGLSKVLSGEVDFDNAIDRSLGDLVHVMPAGQLDMSPHRLLNASALRDLLDRALEHYSYVVIDTAPVLAAGETLAIAAETDATLVCVMRDVSRSDTVVRSSRRLEAAGANVVGTVFSGVPYSNYAYRYGDYRYLTPKHDRVPDAVATPTPAGMPLHGGMNEQSVL
- a CDS encoding tetratricopeptide repeat protein, which produces MTEVQRTVSEKRAQRSVRWEWNTPLIFKSVAACLALALVASVLYWMQSRQIASSVMDKAQAAEANQDWEEQIRWLKRYRLLHPDDSEGTVLLALAADNAVDTAPANQPERIERARRTLRDALASLQQQERTPDAASQESGLRRRLIKRLLQYGPRYADEAERQIIQLAPPHFDAEMLRSMALARVGQFALENDDHRDPKKHAEKTQFWRWFSQQPLGDVVHIAWDANRDDLDLAATLIDQCLNHPESFSPPKEGAAASALTQWVEKVRAEVIAHLEVKHDNGHAQWIVYRYLQQTSPEQAQERIQSIVASALRRLQNHAETEKTQPASDATSLVATSPVAAAYSPRWDYELVLLSTAAGIQANATEAQQSVARDRLDTLITLTEMEVPAALIEAVHLQRGQQHWRANEPQQAIELWQRGITRLADDSLQLQLTHASALAEQGTVAEATAAISKLSGLLRRSASDLAGPTGAHMTRGQRAAAQSTLDHATWNMRLLRGQIALREHKLQTAISLLHAALDSQFPMPDEQRVRAAVLVATAYERSGAWDLAATAYERAIHLDPGNPQYRVDAARAWAASGDTNRSRQQWQSIGGTSLGVLVARAQALVRVQMALPPAQRDFAAVTRDLEKLRRSVAQLPDSQAAERGQLEAQLELLALAIPDSENGQQREQAIDRLATLAERFPKNTELQSVAALSLATAGQAQRSQAAMERLRQIVGDDALTYHKTLARCLVAAGSRDEAIQQLVQHAEAIPADAAECLTLAADIAQAKQASRKPAGNQQDAGGPSELGGLGPAELLGRIPEDQRTPEHLFRLFTLALANPTLANPADPAATANPVGDSDSPFREALRWEQELRQYEGEQGSWWRLAQATRLQAEWDRLDANDPKRSRLLGTASELQTAIRNTRPRWGLGLSLEGTIAARLGESQRAIDALRRGIDSGDQRVTTLLLLVDQLNRANRVAEAEAELSRFERMLDTHSTITALAVAIAAKKGDYSQGLDLARAGTKHNPGDTNAWLILGQTAARAAQATEQTETRARLVGEAKQAYDQALAASGDSSLQAYQLRVRLQAAFFGNEEVHLELQQALRSKIAEPTRSLFVGLAYVELNDFAAALPALNHALQVAPQDPNVYVALSQYHQARREDPKTIEMLEQAYQLAPDRADIRNRLALTIALRDGGNVPWERLAELLKNETAASSQNQLLYALILINRGDQEQQREAAAILDRLIRTGGHDSDDAMRMLAALERRRWANAKGGPQSPDAQRAFAEARRHYTALTRRDEPEVMDLYRFADLLLRADQIADVAPLADRLDAISNGAPIGLDIRLRLARKQGDDVRAAELTKAWTEQTVQSGTMLQAGAWETAGRTLSNLGYHEEALEWLEQAYQENRDTFRVFVIALARGKQFPRALEICQAHYQATRQPDAVALMADVVTIQGDIQNVPAEIDAIFDDAIKRFANVPRLIESIATLRLSQQRYPEAVALYEKAEQLAPDNVRVLNNLAMALSEIAGREASAVSRIQKAIDLYGRSPELLDTQGLVLLRNGRIDEAISILREATSGSDDPRYRFHLLMALMRAGDKVESRAQWAKLNVRALKETVLTPAERRDFEIMQQEFANRQSS
- a CDS encoding exosortase/archaeosortase family protein; its protein translation is MSKRKPRKTRPPIDKSRIEAASKRAGLAGSGSSDSAGKRARGKRSPSSVASSSSAARGNVFQAALQRATGRGGRRFSRHHASNASSVLLPAGDHLAKPVFWLWAAGIAFAFVFAFWPTWEWLELQWRNEPDYSHGYIVIPLSLMLLWMRWDQFPGVRRNVDWRGLSLIGLGVGMRIVGRLAYMDFMDGWSLVPLVAGIVWLLLGAPAMRWAAPAICFLLMLVPLPYRAESLLSWNLQGVATTLSTIMLRILGLPAIAEGHTIWVDDDQLMIAQACSGLRIFVGMFAMAFFWCATVRRSWIDRTIILVAALPMALWVNALRITATGYLYGWFPSPASRHLIHDWSGYLMIPLAAGLLWCVKVFWERVYRPVKIHDHTERLRSNVVPS